TAGTAGGCTAAATtagtttgtattggtctttatgGCCTGTGTCTATTCATACATGTACACCATATCTGCACCTTTCTGGGGCATGTTAACGGCACAGAAATTGTCGTTTGTTTCAATCCTTCCaagtaaaaactttattttacgtAGATATGATATGACAAAAGTGACTTACTTTATGCGGCCCGGCACTAAAATGCGAGCCAAAACGAGAAGCTTTAGTGAAATATCAGAAACGAACGGtataatatgtgattttttttttttttttaatatgccacAATTTAGGTTACATCTACAGTCGCATGTATAACGTACTGCATGgaatattattaaatgcatttgtgaTGTCCTTACCTCCAAACGAAAAATCTTTTCAGATTCGCGTATCTCCAGATGGCTCGGGATGCTGCACGCGGTATAAATAGTCCGTATACCCAGTGGGAGGTTCCAAGCCGAGTCACAGGATGACATGGACGACTGATATTCTAAAGATGCTGCATACTGGTTTCTGGGAAAGCGCCGGATAACTAAGAAGTATCAATCATGCTGGATAATATTAAAAGGACGTAGCACGTCGCTGAATCATATGCGTTATTCCTGAGTAGCAGCACAGAAAAGCCGCGAGGTGTCAGTCTCCATCCAGCATCGTCTGCGCCTCGTGCCGCACCGGCAGGCATGTAGAGCGAGCCCAGATACGCGGAGTCTGCCGCGCGCACATGGCACCAGAGAAATAACAGCACGCGCCTGTTTTCCGCTAAACGGGAGGAAACTTAATCGATCGTATACTCGATGCGCCCGTCAGCTTTGCAAAAACATCACTTTAAAGCAGGGgtggccaaccctgctcctggcgatcgactgtcctacaaagttcagctccaaccctaatcaaacacacctgaagcaactaattaaggtcttcaggctcacttaaaaattaaaggcaggtgtgtttgattagggttgaagctaaacaatgcaggacagtcgatcgccaggagcagggttgggcacccctgctttaaagcatacaatgtttttctttcttttctatctTTCTGCATGACAGCAAAAGTGCCTTCTATTACTTTATTTCATGCAACTTCCCTATTGCTCACTTAATGTTTCTGTATCGGTGGGTTTTATTCTAAAacgactttttttttgtctttaaaagtaTAAAAGCAGTTTTATAATCATTATCATTACTTGTTGTATGTTCACTGCAGGTGCTGAAGGTACAGCCGTCACTTGCGTGTTTTTAGTGCCCTCGTTGGAGCGCTGCTAGGTTAGGACAGTCTCACGTTGCTTTAATGTTTCAATTACTTTCTTACGTAACACAGACTCATATTTATCTAGGTCAGCTAAGTGCGTTACTGCTCCCATGAAACTCCTGGGAAGTGAATAGTTCGGTCGATTATTCAGTTAGGGTTCAGAAACGTCCAGAAAACTCCTGGGAAGTGAATAGTTCGGTCGATTTTTCCCGCATGAAATCCAtgcaggccagatgtgggccggttctgggccgaaactgcttgctgtctgggtggTGACCACCGGATGTTAGTTCTTGTAATACAAAGTTTCCTAACCTAAATTACAGTAACCTCATAGCTCCAGCATCAGTTCAGCTATTCCTTCATGAACACCAACAACAGCTGTGATCCTCCTCGTAACTCTAGatttaaaataatgtcaataGATCAGTAGCTAGTAGTCTGTTTGATACATTGGAATTAGTTTGTATGTAGGCCTACCTACatagactgtgtttgtgtgtgtgtgtgtgtgtgtgtgtgtactggtaggctatatatggtttatgaggacacttcctgtgtccccgtaaaacaaaaggtttaaaaacatacaaaacggtgttttatgaaaattcaaaaattgccagtagtttcctgtaaggggtaggtttaggtgtagggttggtgtagggcgaaagaaaatacagtttgtacactAGCTAAAAAAACCATTATGCGTCGCCTAtagagtccccgtaaaccacaaattcaagtgtatgtgtgtgtgtgctgttgtgttgttttttaatgtctatatgttttgtaatatttttatttcagctaaagtttgatttattttagtactttaagttaaactaaacgaATAGCCTGAGAACTGGTGCCTTGATAACTAGCTGAAACAAAAGTTATGTTTACGTTTCTAAGGTGTGAGACATTTTGCAAATGCACAAGTATTGACAACACATTcttatataatgtatacatttatagaGCTAGGCCTACTAACCATAAACAAAATGCCACAAAAACAACAGTAATCATTTGGTAAAGCAATAAAAAGCCGCTGGTCTTGGAAATGCTTACATGTAAAATAGCCTActacttaaaataatttacttactaaaagactttatttcagtattttctcTCCTGTAGACCCTTTTCCGTTCATACCTTTGAGGCGAATAATTGGCTTTGTGCAAGTGTTTTATGACTAGTTTCAAGCCTCATGCTGTTGATTGTAACCCATTCCACTTACAGTAAAAACCACATGACGTGAAGAACATAACTGAATTACAATCTGAGGAACACAAGTACTTAGAGCTCATGATTAGCCtactgctatttatttatttatatttatttatttatttatttgacagctAGACAGCTTAAACCTTAATAATCTCACTTAATAAATTagttatgtaataaatatatttaactttattttattgcagAATCTTTAGAaactatttttgggtgaaatctgaaaaattcagtaaaaaaataaaatgtgtgtgtttcagtaatGATATAGATATACAATAATGACAAATACTTTATTTATGACAAGGAGAGTCATACCTAAAACCTGGCAGTAGAACTCATGTGCACAGATAAAGGTGAGGAAGCTTCCTCAGAGTTCAAAACGGAGGGAGGCGGAAACATGTGTAATAGACAGCactttcagccaatcacagcacacattgGCATGTTTCCGGAAGCACACACGTGTTTGGTCCTTCACTTCAACGGTGCAGAGACAGTAGCGTtgtgacaaaaaacacagattttgTGACACTTTAATACAATATCTGCCTTGGGGAGTTATTTCGGGATGGTCTGGACAAGCAGAGTTTGTTTCCGGAAGGTTGGTAACGTTGGCGAGTTATCGAATGACATTTAACTAGTTAGCAGTAGCCCGACCTTCACTCAGTTTCTGTCATTAACAGTCGTTTAGCAAATGacaatgtaactaattactgttaCCTACATGATGCTTCACTCTAAACATTTTTTATCACGTATCAAGTATATTAGCCGATTGGTAGAAATCAAGCTGAGCTGTGACAGTGCCAAATAATCAACATAATCCATAATTCGTTTTTAATATCTTCACGAATTAATGGTTAATGATAAATGCGTTTTCCATAGGCTAATCTGTAGGCCAGCAGTTGTAGGATGGCGTGAATAAATAGCCTAGGTAATTTTCCTGGTGTGTTTCTGCTGTAATCCTGacgtttttttttaaccccaGAGAGCCCAGACAAACCATTATTAATCATATTGAGTATGCTACAAAGTGCGTCATGTTGACGAGGAGGtttggttattattttttctttttcatttaataatccTTTAATGGTGGACTTTCCTTGCCTTCCTTGGGGGAAGAGGGGGGTCATCTTTCCCTAGAGGCTATAGTGAATGTGCAGGGACAGgactatttaaaatcatttatatcataataatagaCACAGACTTATACAAATAAAGGAATAATGGCACAGCAGACTTTGCAGAAAATTTGGACTGACGGCAtttgtatttgtctttatttgaCTTCATACAGTTTCCATGCCTTCAGAAGTGAAATATGAACAGTTTCACAAACATAATGTCCTACTAACTTTATCTGTCTCTTTTATTTCAGTATGGCAACTTTGTGGATAATATACGGCTTTATGTGAGGGGTGGGAGTGGAGGAATGGGTTTGCCCCGTTTAGGGGGACTTGGGGGAAATGGTGGAGACATTTGGGTGGTGGCCAAAAAAGACACTACACTGAAGCAAATCAAGGACAAGTACCCTAACAAACGATTCACTGCAGGTGTTGGTTCAAACAGCAGGTAAGTCTAATAAAGAATAAAGTATACTAATAAAGTATTTCTAATAAAGAGAATAATGTTTGAGTGAAATGGCAAATGTCAGTAATACCTCTGGAAGGCAATAATAGGAATTTCCTATGTTATAGGcgaaatataatagtatttttttttcttttctttttattgcgTTTCCATAAGATCatacatcaaaatatatatttatttttgatatttgatattaaatttattaatattttgtatttagatGACTTTGAAACATGTCACAGGagcctattatatatttttgctgtaaCGGATTGTGTGATCTTTCCTATTGATTGTTTGTGTCAGAGTGAGATATCTGAAACAGATGTGTTGTAGGTGTCATTCTTTTGTCTGGTGAATCTGATGTGAGGAGCTCTGTATTTTTCTGATATTGTGAAAGCTTATTGTCTCCATGCTGAGGATATGATGCATTcccaaattttttaaatagttgccGTTAAATAGCCTGTCAAATTTTCAAGAGATATTTAGCATGTCcaagctactttttttttctatataacaAAACCGTACAGCAATCCCAAATGTCAAGTTCCAGAAAGTAGTTTATAAGACCCATGTACTGTTTTTCAAGTATTTAGAAGTAATACAAGTGGTTTTTATGAGGAGCGGATAGCAATGTAAGACGTTATTCATTGAACATCTTGACTTCCACCTGTTCAAATTATGATAAGATGGAAGAATTACATTGTTTGCATGCTGAACATGGCAGAAGTAGAAGATTCTGTGCACAACTTCTTTGATTTGCATGTGTATGATTTGAGAGAATGTGCACAAGTCAAGTGTGAGGAAAGTGAAATGCTTATTTTTGGACTGCTTCTCACAAAAACtgttaaatgacttttaaaactAGAAAAGCTCATAAGAAgtaatgtactttttttgtaaatgttgataGATTcacttttttggtgaactagattaacaaatatcacaaataattgCTCTGCTATACAATACAATGTGAAAACGTCAGTTATGCGACGTAGTTAGTAGTCATGTGTCCTGTCGTCTCCTCTCtgcttttgtgcttttgtcagtaTTCATGCACTGAGAGGGGCTAAAGGAGAGGACAGTCAGGTCTTTGCACCTGTTGGGATCAGTGTTACAACAGATGATGGGAGAATCTTAGGTAATTCCATTTACACCCCTCTATAACATTTAGATCATCTAGGTTTTCCCCTCACATCACTTCATGCTTTTATTTGACATACTTATTAGACATACTTTGCACTTTGATTGCACTTATATCAAATGccattttgtgttgtttgttccCTTTCATATTGTATTCTGTGCGTCTTATCTAatggttattaatttttttcttttctcattaggAGAGTTGAACTGTGAAGGAGACAAACTTTTGGTGGCCAAAGGGGGTCATGGTGGCTCTCTTCACTCTGGGTTCTTACCAAGTAAAGGTCAAACCAGACAGATACGTCTGGACCTTAAACTCATTGCAGATCTAGGACTTGTAGGGTGAGTGTCTGCACAGAATTTGGACTGGAAAGGTATtgctctaaaaacaaaaaaacaaaaaaaagtgtaaaattacaaGGTAAAGGACATAAAGAGCTAAAAATTATCTAGGAATAATGaccaaaataatgcataaaacaaaatacataataaatacactatatttggtacataaaaacttttattattattatgtttcacaAAAGTAAAGCTGCTAAGTTTCATAATTGTGACCCTTCTCGTTTCATTGTTTTCTCTTTCcattaagggatactccaccccaaaatgattttttttgtcattaatcacttacccccatgtcgttccaaacccatgaaaATCGGtaggtctgtgactgtcccatagactgccaagtaaataacagtgtcaaggtccataaaaggtatgaaagtcgtcgtcagaatactccttctgccatcagacgtgcaatctgggttatatgaagcgacgggaaaactttttgtaagtgaagaatacaaatataacgactttattcagcaattcctttgtcaacggtctcctctgtgtctctccatatcaccgtatcatcgtaacccagattgcacgtctgatggcagatggagtattctgacgacgactttcattccttttatggactttgacactgttatttacttggcagtctatgggacagtcacagacctcccggtttccatccaaaatatcttaaattgtgttctgaagacgagcgaagcttttaggggtttggaacgacatgggggtaagtgattaatgacaaaatgttcattatggggcggagtattcctttaatatgtatttcacacacaccaaattttttttccctttttttttttgacaggtttcCCAATGCAGGCAAATCCTCCTTGCTGACTGCCTTGTCTCATGCTAAACCAAGGATTGCCAGCTACCCCTGTGAGAACTGAAAATCAGTTACAAATTAGTTAAACCAACGTagtgagtttatatatatatatatatgaaaatatatatataaatatatatatatgtatatatatatatatatatatatatatatatatatatatgtatatatatgcagtacaggtaaaaagtttggaaacattactatttttaatgtttttgaaagaagtctcttctgctcatcaagcctgcatttatttgatcaaaaatacagaaaaaactgtgatattgtgaaatattattacaacttaaaataatagttttctatttgaatatactttaaaaaaataatttattcctgtgatgcaaagctgaattttcagcatcattactccagccttcagtgtcacatgtaacatccagtctatttgtttatttgtttatttatttgtttatttattgtttatttacatgagtgttggaaacaattctggtgtctaatatatttgatgaataaaaggttaaaaagaactgcatttattcaaaataaaaaaaaaatttctaataatatatattctaataacatattttctttactatcactttttatcaatttaacacatccttgctgaataaaagtattgattttatttaaaaaaaagaaagaaagaaaaattactgaccccaaattactgaccagtagtgtatattgttattacaaaatatttatattttaaaaactttttactttttattcatcaaagtatcctaaaaaagtatcacatgttctgaaaaaatattaagcagcagaactctttccaactttgataatgaatcatcatattagaatgatttctaaaggatcatgtgataatgatcttaaaaattcagctttgcatcacagaaataaatgacaatttaaagtataatacatttaaaaacaattattttaaattgtaataatatatcacaatattacattttttttctgtatttttcatcaaataaatgcaggcatgatgagcagaagaaacttctttccaaaaaaatagtaatgtttccaaacttttgacctgtactgtgtgtatatatgtatatatatatctttgtatatgtgtgtgtgtgtgtatatatattgtggaattaatgtttgtttgtgtgtgtgtgtatatatatatatatatgtgtgtgtgtgtgtgtgtgtgtgtgtatatatatatatgtatgtatgtatgtatgtatgtatgtatgtatgtatgtatgtctgcatacgtttgtatgtgtgtgtataaaactgCCACCTTATTTCCACTTTTACAATAATCCCTtgctatttttctttattttacttctGCAGTTACAACTTTAAGACCTGAAATTGGAAAGGTGATGTATGATGATCACAGGCAGGTAGGATGACAGGCTCTTCAAAATGTGATGAAATTATAGCACCTAGCACTTATACTGAATGTTGCTTAACAAGCTTGCTTTTGACCTTATCCCATAAAATACTCTGAGAATTAAACCAAAAATTGCAATATACATTTCTATTGAACAGACCTTCagcaaatatgattttatattacataatacacaCTTTGTCAGACTGATGCCAGAGTGAGTTAGAGAAGTTTGTTTTTCTCTGGAGGTTTCAGTAGCAGACTTACCAGGACTCATTGAAGGTGCCCACGTAAATAAAGGCATGGGACACAAGTTTCTCAAGCATTTGGAGAGAACCAAGCAGCTCATGTTTGTGGTACTGAGTTTTGTCTGTTACATGAACTTGAATGTTAGTGACTGTGAGAGTTGAATACTAATCTCATACTCTGATGTTTCAGGTTGACATCTGTGGGTTTCAGCTATCTAGTAACACCCCGTTTAGGTCTGCATTTGAAACCGTGCTGCTATTAAACAaggtaataatatacactactgattctgcaaggatgcattaattgatcaaaggtgacagtaaaggcatttataatattactgaatatttcaaataaatgatgttcttttgaaatttctattcatcaaataatgaaaagttattattaaagttaatatcaatattatatttgttttttttataagtattgtaatttctgaaggatcatgtgacaataaagactgtaaagagtattggctgctgaaatttcagctttaccatcgcaggaagaaattacatttttaaaaatatttaaatagaaaacagttatttttaattgtaaaactattttacagtatttatgatttcactgtatttttgatcaaataaatgcagcgttagtaagcataagagacttattcaaaaacttttgaactgtaatgtgcatacagtatgaacacacacacacttacatatatatatatatatatatatatatatatatatatatatatatatatatatatatatatatatatatatatatatatatacctgagctctatgtaaaataaaaaaaaataaactgctttCCTGAATGAAATGATTCTGCATATATGATTGTGCTGCATAAAGTGCTCTTGATTTTCTCTGTTAATCAGGAACTGGAGTTGTATAAGGAGGAACTTTTAGGGAAGCCAGCGATCCTGGTCATAAATAAGATGGACCTCCCCGAGGCTCAGGGCCTTCTCCGAGAACTGGAAGCTCACTTAGAGAACCAGgaaggtaggttttttttttttttttttttagaagcaaaTGGGCAATTTAGGGGCTATTTATTATATAGGCCATTCAAGCATATTAGTCACAAATTGCCTTTAgactttgttttgtgttgttttaggtATACAGTGGGTCCATTACAGAAATTTTATATCACAGCAGCAGATAGTTTTATCAATCATTGGTTGCATTATTGTTTCATACAATAGGGGTTACATGCAACAAACCTCCGTATTATGTAAAACGGGTCACATACTGTAGCTTCCGGTTCAGATCTTTTGTATGTACTTATATTATGTACTTGTTTTACTCAAGATTAGTGATcgactgatattgttttttttataaccgATGccaattatttgcatgtttatgtacCTGATAACCAATAGGCAGAACAGATATTTATTAActgttaaagtaaataaatgactaCGTGAAGAAAGAACATACTTCTCTTTGGGTTTTCCTCTTTtcagtcatcttttttttttttaaagtgttgaaaattagtctttcatgttaaatttaatctatattacaacaataaaaaacattttatttataaaaagcatcAATAGCAACAACACTAATATTAACAATAAGCAAAATGTAGAATGTCTAATGTTTtcaaatggagaaaataaatgacaggaGTCATATCAACttcattttacatgtttaatAGCTACAGAGTCAAGAATAATTCACTGGATAATGTTAATTCACTGAATAATATTCTCTGGAATATtggaatataacaaacaaaacatcatattttattgcatttcttaACTGGAATgttatatcaaaattattaataatgttttgtccTTCTAGATTATGAAATGCCTGCTGACAGCGCGGTTTATCTTTGCAGTTACACAGAACTATACTCAAACTGTGATCACTTGCGgtgataataaataattaattttcataaagttgtatttatttagatgtttattagcaaaataatggttatatagtaaatgttaatacaatttagGGTGTTTTAAACAAGTGAATCTTGTTAAAAGTTACATGCGGTGGCCATGCTGGAGCATTTCCTGATCAACCACATCAACCCGGTGTGTGAACAGCAATATGGAAGCGGCTTCATGAGACTAATGATGGAGCAAATTTACaacagagagagaattaaatTCAGCACTTTTATTTCCAACATGCGCTCATTCATGGCTGCATATTAATTCAGGCAAAGTTACGTCTTTATTGGGACAGGACTTGATGGATTATTTAACATGACTCTGTGAGTTGGTCTCAATTTCTTAGAGCTAAGCTGTATAAACTACATATCAGGCATTTATGTAATGCATCTTATTTGTGCATAACTGGCTGTTATGTTAAATAAAGTTTACTAACTACAGCAAATCAAGTACCTGCACACCGTTGTTGTTGTCTCGTCTCCTCTCAGACGTGCTGCAATGGCGATCCTGCGCGCAATTCTCAAAACACCCACAAGATGGCGGCATTTATCTGTGAATCCGATATTTCAAAACCGATATCCGATTatggtaaaatgtttaaatatcagGGAAAATATCGATAAATcgatatatcggtcgatctctactcAAGATGCTTTCAAAGGAGATACCATAGATGGTCATAACCAATGTCCATCACATATGCAGATTGATATCAATTCAACATACCCATTGTGTTTAAAAAGCAGTCAGAGAGCAGTTTATTAAATCTGCCAAATCAGCCACGttttacacaaatatatgtaCTGCAATTTTCCCTGGTGGGGAGGTCAGGGATTTGTACTTTTATTGACTATAATGGCAGTCTTGAGTTTCTGCCACAAGTAAATTTTGCTGAACTGCAGGCCTTATGTGATTGTTTCATTGCATTGAGCTTGATGGCTGTGTACATGCAGTTTTCCTCAGTTGATAATTCTTTTAAATGATGCTGTGCTTTCCTAGAATCAAGCCGTCTCTTTCCTGAGGATGTCATCCCTAAAAGACTAATGTGTTTCACACACGTCGTCCCAGTCTCTGCCACAACTGGCCTTGGTCTGCCCTTGCTCAAGTCTCTCATCCGGCAATCACTTGAGGAACAGAACATCATAGAAACTGAGGGTCAGCGCAGTGAGAGGCTACTTAAGTTGAGAAGGGAGATTCCCACTTCATCCATACCTAGCTGGGGGTTTTCTCAGCCGACCTGAGATCCCACAGGTTTGGGTATGGCAGTCCATAAATGATCCTCAGGGATACTGTTGAACATTTGCAGACATgtgaaatatgtaattatatgCAGTTAAAGAGCAttcaacagaaaacaaacagcacattTCACTTAAATCAGTCTTTATTTTTGGACTAGTATCTGTGCCtgatgtgtgttttaatgttgtaTTCTGACACCAAAATGCTGACCTTTGTGTCTGGGTAAGCTTTCATGTAATGCATTGCTTGAAGTTGGTTTTAGCTGCTCTCCCAGTCTGATCATGCTGgtctggtttgctggttttaatatatatatatatatatatattgatcttATTCAGTAAACCTTTCTGTTTTTCAAGGTCTTCATGATTTGTTCGCAGTAGTTTGTAACAGAATCAGAGCTGTACTGCCATCTGCTGatttttcatgctgttttttgtaatgtaggtgttttatgccttcattaaCTGTTAAATGCTAGATTATTCTGTGCCAGAGTAATATCAAGTAAAACACTTGCAagttcaaaactattttttgtcaatcataaatgtttatgtttatgttagaACTGCATTTTATCcagttaataattcattaattattaatttgttgtcTCGTATCAGCCAAGAGGTTGGCAGAGGAAGAAGTGAGAGAAAGCAGGGAGATCAAGTGATCTGAATGAGCAggttttattaaataatcttaGTTCTGTCTGTTTCAGTGCTCAGCTGGACTTCATCTGACCACAACAAATTCAAAAAGTGTTGAATTAATGCAGTGGAAAATTACTGCTTCACAGCATCATCATGTGATGTTAGAATAGAAATGGAGACTTTACCTGGTCTCTCACAAAGACAAATATCACTTGAAACCACATAATCATAAGATTAATCTGCAATAGCAAGCATTACAAGAGCactgataatgaaaataaaaatcaacagatggttaaattatatgataaatgattatcaattaacaacaacaaaaaatgatggtttagtatttgtatgtaaatgtatggttTCTCTCATTAAGCTACACACAGATTGGTACAATTTAAATCCTTAGATCTTTCAGCATTTACGCCACAATCacattcaaactcatttaaacatttgaataatataGTTGGTTATTACTTGCAAGATTGGTTTTTGATTCATACAAGACATTCACATAATTCTTGTGGGCGCATAGccacatttaacattttgtatagTAATTTTCAATCAATAATGTTTATGCAATGATTACAAGTTTTCAACTATATGTGACAAAGTTTAGCATGTAAATCAGTAGACTAAAATTAACGTTTTGCTTCATTACAGATAACCATAGATGTATTCTGTAGCatctcattaaattaaaatataggttTAACAGTATAATATACCAGAAGGCTGAAGACAGATGCAGTTGCTTTTAAATTGAATTCATGTAGTCCGACATAGAGCTGGGAAAATCTCAGGATTAATTTAACAGCAAACGGAGGCACACCAATAGGATCAGAGAGGAAGTAATGGAAGTGCAAAATATTCCCAGACAATCACTAAAACAAgagaaatacacataaatattaatacactGTCAGCTGTactagaaaatattaatttcatctCATATTTTGATACTGTATGGTTTGAAATGTTAATTGCTATTGTATAGTTTTGGCCCTGGCTTCCGATTAGTCAGCGCCAATAGCTGATCGTTATTTTTGCTGCATAGCAACCTTCTGTAATATTAAAGAGATATA
The Cyprinus carpio isolate SPL01 chromosome A16, ASM1834038v1, whole genome shotgun sequence genome window above contains:
- the gtpbp10 gene encoding GTP-binding protein 10; the encoded protein is MVWTSRVCFRKYGNFVDNIRLYVRGGSGGMGLPRLGGLGGNGGDIWVVAKKDTTLKQIKDKYPNKRFTAGVGSNSSIHALRGAKGEDSQVFAPVGISVTTDDGRILGELNCEGDKLLVAKGGHGGSLHSGFLPSKGQTRQIRLDLKLIADLGLVGFPNAGKSSLLTALSHAKPRIASYPFTTLRPEIGKVMYDDHRQVSVADLPGLIEGAHVNKGMGHKFLKHLERTKQLMFVVDICGFQLSSNTPFRSAFETVLLLNKELELYKEELLGKPAILVINKMDLPEAQGLLRELEAHLENQEESSRLFPEDVIPKRLMCFTHVVPVSATTGLGLPLLKSLIRQSLEEQNIIETEGQRSERLLKLRREIPTSSIPSWGFSQPT